Part of the Deltaproteobacteria bacterium genome is shown below.
GGTGGTTGACCAGCAAGGGGCCGAGACCAGGGTTCCTTTTCGTCACCGCGGCGAGCGGAACCAGCGCGCCGGCGGATGAACGCACGTAAAGGCGGGACAAGGCAGCGGGTTCTTCCTGGAAGCGGGGGTCCAGTTCCAGGATGACCTTGTAGGTGTTCGTAGGAGTGAAGATAGTGGAGATCTGGCGGGAGCCGTAGGAACTGAAAAGCGCGTCTTCTATCTGCTGCGCGGACAACCCCAACGCCCTCGCCCTGTCCCGGTCGATCGAAACATTAATCTGCGGATTCGCGATCTGAAGGTCGCTCGTAACGTCCTGAAGGCCTTTCAGCTCCCGCATCTTCCCCTCGAGCACGGGCGCCAGCCGGTACAGATCGTCGGTGTCCGGGCCCTGGAGCGTGAGCTGGTACTGGCTCTTCGTCAACTGGCCGCCGATCCGTATGGGAGGAAGTATCTGAAGGAAGGCGCGGATGCCCGGGATGGCGGCGAGCTTCGGCCGCAATTCCTGCAGAATCTCCTCCGCGCCCTTCCGCTCCTCACGGGGCTTTAGCATAAAGAATATCCGGCCGGAGTTGCTGGCGACGTTCGGGCCGCTGGGCCCTATGCTGGACATCGCAGACCGGACGCTCGGCTCGGCGCGCACGACGGCGGAGACCGCCTGCTGGTGGCGCGCCATGTCCTCGAAAGAGATCCCCTGCGCCGCCTCGGTGAAACCGAAGATCGCGCCGGTGTCCTCGTTCGGGAGGAAGCCTTTCGGAATCACGATAAAAAGGTAAACCGTAGCCCCCAGCAGCAAGAAGGAAAAGAGGAGAGTCGCCAGTCGGTGCCGAAGTACCGACGTGAGCGTACGGTCGTATACGGCCACCATGGCGTCGAACGCCTTCTCCGATGCCTGGTAAAGGCGGCCGTGCCTTTCCTGCGCGTGCGGCTTGAGAAACCTGCTGCACAGCATCGGCGTAAGCGTCAGCGAGACGACCCCGGAAACGAGGATCGCGGCGCCGATCGTCACTGCGAACTCGTGGAGCAGTCTTCCCACGACCCCTCCCATGAACAGCACGGGAAGGAACACGACTGCGAGCGACAGCGTCATCGAAAGGATCGTGAACCCGATCTCCTTCGACCCGTCGAGGGCCGCTTCGAGCACGCCCTTCCCTCCCTCCATGTGCCGCACGATGTTCTCGAGCATGACGATGGCGTCGTCCACCACGAACCCGACGGCAAGAGTGAGAGCCATGAGGGAAAGGTTGTCCAGGCTGTATCCGAACAGGTACATGACGGCAAAAGTACCGACGATGGAAAAGGGCAGGGCGAGGCTTGGGATGATCGTCGCCGAGAGGTTCCGAAGAAACAGGAAGATCACCAGAACCACGAGACAGACGGCCAGGAACAGGGTGAACTTGACGTCCGTCACCGATTCCCGGATCGAGGCGGAGCGGTCGTACAGAATCGCCAGGTCCACTGACGCGGGGATCTGTTCGCGAAGTACGGGAAGAAGCGCGCGGATGCTGTTCACCACCTCCACCGTGTTGGTCCCCGGTTGGCGCTGGATGGCCAGCACGATTGCGCGGGTGTCGTTGTACCAGCTCGCCACCTTGTCGTTCTCCACGCCGTCGTCGACTCTGCCGATGTCCTGCAACCGGACGGGCGATCCGTTCCGGTAAGCCACGATTAGGGGGCGGTACGCGGCGGCGTTGATCAGCTGCCCGGCGGTCTCCACCGTGAAGGCCTGCCGGGGCCCCTGAAGGACACCCGTGGGAAGATTGACGTTCCCCTGCTCGATCGAGCCTTTGACCTCGTCGATCCCGATCCCGCGGGCGGCAAGGGCATTCGGGTCGACCCGCACGCGGACCGCATATTTCTGGGTGCCGAAGACCTGGACCTGGGCGACGCCGGACACCATGGAGATCCTTTGCGCGATGAACGTCTGCGCATACTCGTCCACGGTGGAAAGGGGAAGCGTCGGCGAGTGAAGGGCCAGGTAAAGAACGGGTTGATCG
Proteins encoded:
- a CDS encoding efflux RND transporter permease subunit; amino-acid sequence: MVTELFIRRPVMTTLVMLAILLFGVMGYRHLPVSDLPNVDFPTILVTANLPGASPETMASSVATPLEKQFSTIAGVDTMNSSSGLGLTQITITFTLDRNIDAAAQDVQAMITKAAPQLPPGMPTPPSYQKVNPADQPVLYLALHSPTLPLSTVDEYAQTFIAQRISMVSGVAQVQVFGTQKYAVRVRVDPNALAARGIGIDEVKGSIEQGNVNLPTGVLQGPRQAFTVETAGQLINAAAYRPLIVAYRNGSPVRLQDIGRVDDGVENDKVASWYNDTRAIVLAIQRQPGTNTVEVVNSIRALLPVLREQIPASVDLAILYDRSASIRESVTDVKFTLFLAVCLVVLVIFLFLRNLSATIIPSLALPFSIVGTFAVMYLFGYSLDNLSLMALTLAVGFVVDDAIVMLENIVRHMEGGKGVLEAALDGSKEIGFTILSMTLSLAVVFLPVLFMGGVVGRLLHEFAVTIGAAILVSGVVSLTLTPMLCSRFLKPHAQERHGRLYQASEKAFDAMVAVYDRTLTSVLRHRLATLLFSFLLLGATVYLFIVIPKGFLPNEDTGAIFGFTEAAQGISFEDMARHQQAVSAVVRAEPSVRSAMSSIGPSGPNVASNSGRIFFMLKPREERKGAEEILQELRPKLAAIPGIRAFLQILPPIRIGGQLTKSQYQLTLQGPDTDDLYRLAPVLEGKMRELKGLQDVTSDLQIANPQINVSIDRDRARALGLSAQQIEDALFSSYGSRQISTIFTPTNTYKVILELDPRFQEEPAALSRLYVRSSAGALVPLAAVTKRNPGLGPLLVNHLGQLPSVTISFNLKAGVALGEAVEAVGKLSRATLPPTISTSFQGTAQAFQASFKGLGILLLMAILVIYIVLGILYESYIHPLTILSGLPSAGLGALLALMIFGMDLNLYGFVGVIMLVGIVKKNAIMMIDFALDAERKEGMGPQEAIHQGCLVRFRPIMMTTMSALMATLPIAVGYGAGAEARRPMGIAVVGGLIFSQLITLYLTPVVYVYMDKLQAYTRKRKGLSSPA